The following are encoded together in the Phragmites australis chromosome 19, lpPhrAust1.1, whole genome shotgun sequence genome:
- the LOC133900860 gene encoding disease resistance protein RGA2-like — MADPWRIAGMTWSLTAIGWLLSPIFVFLVNKFFSYLSVDVSRKLRELEIHTIPALKQTLSRATERKVLKAADDGGSEYDLKILDKLTKDLRSALYEAEDILDLIDYHKIEKEVIRGYQLGAAISAFIGRCRASWFGRRVDSTQQLAQRWYRRIAEMVPENFRGASAPLPISGGATSISGVQRLRGWCRHLDISNYWQSIRSWLANAYTVARSYRDWSYQVVGIEVNKKDGIGLDFSLLTIDGKSLRKRIEDIEHMVTDSKKSHLLLNQQSSSNELSDKDTDKESRSKQKDIDDLDRINERKVFGREKERERICSMLRKGPDASRSSRPYSVVGIYGISGYGKSTLAQYVCDHEKYQEDKHFDPVIFIQVSKTFELDDIIRDMLKQMTQDQPSQDQPSNTKSLCNELKKKLEGRRFLLVLDDLWVNKDNEKERRILLRTLDAGKSGSGILVTAQRKDAVIALGAEKPIKIPKLDADEYFSMFMHYAGKSDDSAYGRIGREIAEKLHKSPLAAETVARRLGMNPDIEFWRTTANLDVLNETIGALWWSYQQLGADIRRCFEYCSTFPRGYKLKPRKLVRMWIAQGFVKTSSNATEDMEDIGQSYIHELRNCSFLKVKRTGVVTIHDMLHELAERVTGSEFFRIDVNGSTKDIPPDVRHLFIETYNRAEITEKILELENLRTLIIEEKYKSNKEKYKGNSMGVEERHDLIKEKVFVGMFKKLRKLRVLRVRVKCNKDIVFSVPESIGQMKHLRYLGFHTTYNSPLVLVLPSILSKLYHMQILEVRKCKLSCAEDLTNLTHLRQIPGNLLPNIGKLTSLQTIPVFRTRKEPAGYELKQLKHLNKLRGILRIKGLETVESKEEALEANVSGKKRITTLELYFGNVAEEKKVVQSQVLEGLCPPNQLEELTIWDYGGNGYPSWMLGGHHSGLNNIHRLELFRCSSQLESIPECSAFFQRLRSFCVFKCGWDALPDHLERLTSLQELVIIVCPNIKVLPTLPQSLKHIRLVDGGDDLERFCKQKWQLKNITTVMDIWL, encoded by the exons ATGGCAGATCCATGgagaattgcagggatgaccTGGAGCTTGACGGCAATAGGTTGGCTGCTGTCACCCATCTTCGTCTTCCTCGTGAACAAGTTCTTTTCCTACCTCAGCGTTGACGTATCACGGAAGCTCCGGGAGCTGGAGATCCACACTATCCCAGCACTGAAGCAGACGCTGAGCCGTGCAACGGAGCGGAAGGTGCTGAAAGCAGCGGACGACGGGGGGAGTGAATATGATTTGAAGATACTCGACAAACTGACCAAGGATCTCAGGTCTGCCTTGTATGAAGCGGAAGACATCCTGGACCTTATCGATTATCACAAGATCGAGAAGGAAGTTATAAGGGGCTACCAGCTGGGTGCAGCAATTAGCGCTTTCATTGGCCGCTGCAGGGCGTCCTGGTTTGGACGACGCGTAGACTCCACCCAGCAATTAGCGCAGAGATGGTACCGGAGAATTGCAGAGATGGTACCGGAGAATTTCAGAGGTGCCAGTGCGCCACTACCGATTTCCGGCGGCGCAACCTCCATTTCCGGAGTCCAGAGGCTCCGTGGCTGGTGCAGGCACCTCGACATCAGTAACTATTGGCAATCCATACGCAGCTGGTTAGCCAATGCGTATACGGTTGCCCGTTCTTACCGGGACTGGTCATATCAAGTGGTTGGCATCGAAGTTAACAAG AAGGACGGCATTGGATTAGATTTTTCCCTGCTTACTATTGATGGAAAGAGCTTGAGGAAAAGAATAGAGGACATAGAACATATGGTCACTGACTCGAAGAAATCACATCTATTATTGAATCAGCAAAGCAGCAGCAACGAACTTTCTGACAAGGATACTGACAAGGAAAGTCGCAGCAAACAGAAGGATATAGACGACTTGGACAGAATAAATGAACGGAAGGTATTTGGTCGAGAGAAGGAACGTGAGCGTATATGTAGTATGCTTCGTAAGGGCCCAGATGCTTCCCGTTCCAGTAGACCATATTCTGTGGTTGGCATATATGGCATTTCAGGTTACGGGAAGAGTACCCTGGCGCAATATGTTTGTGACCATGAAAAATATCAAGAAGACAAACATTTTGATCCTGTCATCTTCATTCAAGTGTCTAAGACTTTCGAACTGGATGATATAATACGTGATATGTTGAAGCAGATGACGCAAGACCAGCCCTCGCAAGACCAACCCTCCAATACCAAAAGTCTAtgcaatgagttgaagaaaaaattGGAAGGCAGACGTTTCTTGTTAGTACTGGATGATCTCTGGGTCAATAAGGATAATGAAAAGGAACGGCGCATTCTACTTCGCACACTCGATGCTGGGAAGAGTGGAAGCGGAATCCTGGTGACAGCTCAAAGGAAAGATGCAGTTATAGCTCTAGGTGCTGAGAAACCTATTAAAATACCTAAATTGGATGCAGATGAGTACTTTTCAATGTTCATGCACTATGCAGGCAAAAGTGATGATTCTGCATATGGAAGGATTGGGAGAGAGATTGCGGAAAAGCTTCACAAATCGCCTCTTGCAGCAGAAACAGTGGCAAGACGGCTTGGGATGAACCCAGATATCGAGTTCTGGAGAACAACAGCGAACCTTGACGTGTTGAATGAGACCATTGGAGCTCTTTGGTGGAGCTATCAGCAACTTGGTGCGGACATCAGGCGATGCTTTGAATACTGCAGCACTTTCCCCAGAGGATACAAGTTGAAACCACGTAAGTTGGTTCGCATGTGGATAGCACAAGGGTTTGTAAAGACAAGTAGTAATGCAACAGAGGACATGGAAGATATAGGCCAGTCCTACATTCACGAGTTACGGAATTGCTCATTTCTTAAAGTAAAAAGAACCGGTGTTGTTACAATTCATGATATGCTGCACGAGTTAGCAGAGAGGGTTACTGGAAGTGAATTTTTTAGGATTGACGTGAATGGCTCGACAAAAGATATTCCACCAGATGTTCGCCACCTTTTCATTGAGACATATAATAGAGCAGAGATCACGGAGAAAATTTTGGAATTGGAAAATCTGCGCACTTTGATCATTGAGGAGAAGTACAAGTCGAATAAGGAGAAGTACAAGGGGAATAGTATGGGCGTCGAGGAAAGGCACGACCTGATTAAGGAAAAAGTCTTTGTGGGTATGTTCAAGAAGCTGAGGAAACTGCGGGTGCTGAGAGTACGAGTAAAATGCAACAAAGATATAGTGTTCTCTGTCCCAGAATCAATTGGCCAGATGAAGCATCTACGTTATCTTGGTTTTCATACGACCTATAATTCGCCCTTGGTGCTGGTACTTCCAAGCATATTGAGCAAGCTTTACCATATGCAGATCCTAGAGGTACGAAAATGCAAATTATCTTGTGCTGAAGATCTGACAAACCTCACCCATTTGCGGCAAATCCCTGGAAATCTTCTTCCCAACATTGGCAAGCTGACGTCACTCCAAACGATACCAGTGTTCAGAACAAGGAAGGAACCAGCTGGGTACGAGTTGAAGCAGCTGAAGCACCTGAACAAGCTTCGAGGCATCCTGCGTATCAAAGGTCTTGAAACTGTTGAAAGCAAAGAGGAGGCTCTTGAAGCCAACGTATCTGGCAAGAAGCGGATCACAACACTGGAACTTTACTTTGGAAACGTagcggaagaaaaaaaagtcgTCCAATCACAGGTTCTCGAGGGCCTTTGCCCACCGAACCAACTTGAAGAGCTGACTATCTGGGACTACGGCGGTAACGGGTATCCTAGTTGGATGTTGGGGGGTCATCACAGCGGCCTAAATAACATACACCGACTTGAGCTCTTTAGATGCAGCAGCCAATTGGAATCTATTCCTGAATGTAGTGCGTTCTTCCAACGCCTGCGTTCCTTCTGCGTTTTTAAGTGCGGTTGGGACGCCTTGCCTGATCATCTAGAGCGCCTCACGTCGCTCCAGGAATTGGTAATCATTGTTTGTCCTAATATCAAGGTCCTTCCGACACTGCCTCAGTCTCTTAAGCACATTCGACTCGTTGACGGTGGTGACGACCTGGAGAGGTTCTGTAAGCAAAAATGGCAGTTGAAAAATATCACGACCGTTATGGACATATGGTTGTGA